The nucleotide sequence AAACATTGGACTTCGAAAGAACCCATATGCTACCGCAAACGAGCAGGATCCTTTCCCTATAAAACCAGACATAGCAATGCCAAATCTGAAGGATTTAGCTAAAATTCTAGAGAATTTGTGACAATTCAGAGTACTCAGCATTTCATTGATCCTATCGAATTTGCGGTCTTTGGCTAAGCTGAGCAAGCATTGTACTCACTAAAAAGGATCTTACTTATCATTTGCCTTGATCACTTCTTCTAAGTATCGCTCCGATGAATCCTAAAGTCTTATAGCTCAATTTTTGGAGCATTTCATGGTCAAGCGTTCACTAAAAGGTAAGGGTTCAATTGTTCCATCCATTCGATTTCTTTTAAAAGAATCGTCAATGGAGGCCTTCTTGGTTGTGTGATGCAGAAAACAGCTGGTTTGCCGCCATCTTTTTCCCGTTTAGCATCAGCAACGTAAACGTTAACGAGGACAGACCCATCTTTAAGATGTAGATTAACATGACGGCCTATGAAAGCACGAGCCACGTTTAAGTTGAAGCGTTCCATACCCATCGTTTAACTTCTCCATTCATTGCTCTCATCCGCAATTCTACGCCAACAGTGGGTGCAAATAGGTAATTGCTGGTCTTCGTGTAGGATGTAAACTTCTATGTCGGTGTTTCTACACTCGTTTTTCCATGGATTCTGACATTTCTCTACAGGACGAGACATGACTATATTCACTACAAGACTGTTTTTCGGGTTTCCCGCGTTTAAAGCCATCGTTGAAACAACAATTCACAGAGGGGTGAGACATAAGTGAAAGTGAAAATTGAGCTGAGCGCACAGCATTAATGACTCTTGCAGCAAATTGCCAATCGATTGGCATTGAACTAACGAAAAATATTGGCCTTCTGCTTTTTTCAGAGGTTTATAATTTCTGGCTCGATTTCTTTCTTGGTTATTTTCAATAACGCGACAGAGGGTTTGGTTAAAAACGGTGGAATGGGATTGGTGGGGCTGCCAGGGTTTATGAGCAACATACCATCTTTATATTTCAGACTTGGTCGATGAGTGTGACCTGATACGAAAACGTGGAAACCTCGCTTCTCGACGATGTCTTTAAATCTGTTTGTTCGGAAGAAATAGTTTAGGCTGTGTGTCATTCCAATTTTCCAGTCATAAACATCAACAGAATTTATCACAGGTAATTTCTCTCTTACATCTCTTGTGTCCATGTTGCCATGCACGCCAAAGACAGGCGCCATTTGCTCCAATTCATCAAAAACACTTAGCCTCGTTAAGTCTCCAGCGTGAATAATCAAACTGGCGTCTTGGAAGATTTTGAAAACCTTGTTTGGTATTGCTTTTGCACGAGCTGGAATATGGGTATCCGAGATTAAGCCTATGAGTTTCAAAACACTCAGCTCTGCTAGTTTTTGTTATCAGCTATTATAGCATTAGGGAGCAACTGTTATAAAGTTAGCAGAAAATCTTCCCCGAGGCTTATACTAGAAGACTTGATTTGAATGGATATTTCTTTGACGCGTACTCGGAAAAGTACGAATTGCGTTAAGAGTCAAAATGAGAAAATGCCTTGCATCAGAGTCTGGGAGCTATTCGCAAAGTTGATTTTGCCATTGTATGGATGAATCGCCTAAAAAGAAGGATTGTGGAGAAGTTATTTGCGTTCTTCCAAGTAGCTGTACCCTTCGTCTACTTTTTTCTGCATTTCCTCAGCGTATTTTTCAACACCATTTTGTTTGATGCTATGGAGTGCTGCTGTAAGTCCATAGCCTTTTCGATAAGGAGCTAAGGGTTCACATGTTTCAGATTCATCGCATTCGGCGCATGTGCGATAGCCCTTTTGTTTTGCACATGATCTTACTTTGCAGTTTGGGTCCCCGCCACCTTGAAGGCAGCCAGGGCAGTAGCCAAACATTTTGACTAAGCCATTCATGACTTGGCTGAATTCGTTGTAGTGTTTGAAGCTTGGTTCCCAGTTAGCGAGTTTTGGCATGGCTTTGTCGAAGCCATAAGCAGCAATAATCTTGTGTAGGTCATTGACAGCCTTTTTTATCTTTCCTTGACGGATTCCACAGGCGTTGCAGTGGAGGCCGCAGTGACCGACAAGGTTGGCTAGATCTGTTGTGGCCATGTGTCATGCCTTCTTAACGTATTTTTCTTTCGACGCCCAGTAGTTTAAGCATTTTGGTTGGCAAGCTCTGGTTTATGGGTCAACCCTACGACATCGCCAATGTGTTGGCAGTTTCAAAAATAGCCTGTTGGAGAGTTGTCTTAAGCTATATGTTCATGGCTTGGACGGGCAGCGCAATCTTTGGCTTGACTTAAGGAATATTAGGCGGAAGTCTTTAGAAACGACAACATTGAAAACATTGTGGCAATTAAGGAAAAATGAAGGTTCAACCCCTCAAAACGCTTCCAAAAATTGAATCGGAATCTAGGGGGCAGGCACAAACC is from Candidatus Bathyarchaeota archaeon and encodes:
- a CDS encoding metallophosphoesterase, which gives rise to MKLIGLISDTHIPARAKAIPNKVFKIFQDASLIIHAGDLTRLSVFDELEQMAPVFGVHGNMDTRDVREKLPVINSVDVYDWKIGMTHSLNYFFRTNRFKDIVEKRGFHVFVSGHTHRPSLKYKDGMLLINPGSPTNPIPPFLTKPSVALLKITKKEIEPEIINL
- a CDS encoding DUF3795 domain-containing protein — protein: MATTDLANLVGHCGLHCNACGIRQGKIKKAVNDLHKIIAAYGFDKAMPKLANWEPSFKHYNEFSQVMNGLVKMFGYCPGCLQGGGDPNCKVRSCAKQKGYRTCAECDESETCEPLAPYRKGYGLTAALHSIKQNGVEKYAEEMQKKVDEGYSYLEERK